In one Nicotiana sylvestris chromosome 8, ASM39365v2, whole genome shotgun sequence genomic region, the following are encoded:
- the LOC104241002 gene encoding protein OXIDATIVE STRESS 3 LIKE 1-like, producing MSVSMIMKKREVEGSSGFMHALASVCVNPNEKFKGDQNSFCGNNKKMVFYEEKINEEKSLNSCSSSSSIGKNSDISEGSMEKTDDSEEVQSSYKSPLNSMETLEEVLPMRKGISRFYNGKSKSFTSLREASTTSSTKDLAKPENAYIRKRRNLLACGLAWDTNKNRGGISKRVTNSSRTTLALAAAMNCYSSSGSVLSSISENTTISSVPFVSRLNPHFKEYNNHNHCNGLNSPCLSPLARGNFSGWRSFSLADLQQCEVVSVTTSPTLEANME from the exons atgtCTGTGAGTATGATAATGAAGAAAAGAGAAGTTGAAGGTTCATCTGGATTTATGCATGCATTAGCATCTGTTTGTGTTAATCCAAATGAGAAATTTAAAGGAGATCAGAATTCTTTTTGTGGTAATAATAAAAAGATGGTTTTTTATGAAGAGAAAATTAATGAAGAAAAGTCATTGAATTCATGTAGTTCTTCATCTTCTATTGGAAAAAATAGTGATATTTCAGAAGGATCAATGGAAAAAACAGATGATTCTGAGGAAGTTCAGAGTTCTTATAAAAGTCCTTTGAATTCTATGGAAACTCTAGAGGAAGTTTTACCAATGAG AAAAGGTATCTCAAGGTTCTATAATGGAAAGTCAAAATCATTCACAAGTTTAAGAGAAGCTTCAACTACATCCTCAACAAAAGATTTAGCAAAGCCAGAAAATGCATATattagaaaaagaagaaacctaTTGGCTTGTGGTTTAGCTTGGGATACTAACAAAAACAGAGGTGGAATCTCAAAAAGAGTAACAAATTCAAGTAGAACCACATTAGCATTAGCAGCAGCTATGAATTGTTACTCATCATCAGGTTCAGTACTTAGCAGCATTAGTGAAAACACAACAATCTCATCTGTTCCTTTCGTGTCGCGCCTTAATCCTCATTTCAAAGAGTACAACAATCACAACCATTGTAATGGATTGAATTCTCCTTGTTTATCGCCATTAGCTCGTGGGAATTTCTCGGGTTGGAGATCATTCTCCTTGGCTGATTTGCAGCAATGTGAGGTTGTTTCTGTTACAACAAGTCCTACATTAGAAGCTAATATGGAATAA
- the LOC138876094 gene encoding uncharacterized protein: MSRYICSITESDLKQVKEDCRWEDIEVVILAPEEDITTHVEGPQTRCCHEAPSVEEEVPKSAKDKKRKRVSTSEDPKPKKSKACKPKTDTVPLPVDVAQGLREEEEEDEDDGSELVARVKKNIEASKAAESVRVEEIQPRTEEVPEEGPRKIPESSETIDASRRNEQSVGMPEGASSEALRNEENAPSDSLGQ; this comes from the exons ATgtcgagatatatatgctcgataactGAGAGCGACCTTAAGCAGGTAAAGGAAGACTGCCGTTGGGAAGACATAGAGGTGGTGATTCTGGCCCCAGAAGAAGACATCACTACTCATGTGGAAgg ACCTCAGACAAGATGTTGTCATGAGGCCCCATCCGTGGAGGAGGAGGTTCCGAAATCGGCGAaggataaaaagagaaaaagggtcTCGACCTCCGAGGATCCAAAGCCCAAGAAAAGTAAGGCTTGTAAGCCGAAGACAGATACCGTCCCTCTACCTGTTGATGTAGCTCAGGGActaagagaggaagaagaagaagatgaagacgatggCTCTGAACTGGTTGCCCGAGTGAAGAAAAACATTGAGGCCTCAAAGGCCGCTGAGTCGGTAAGGGTTGAAGAGATTCAGCCTCGAACCGAGGAGGTCCCGGAAGAAGGCCCGAGAAAAATCCCCGAGTCATCGGAGACTATAGATGCCTCTCGCCGAAATGAGCAATCGGTGGGTATGCCTGAAGGGGCCAGCTCTGAGGCCCTTCGAAATGAAGAGAACGCCCCAAGTGACTCGCTTGGGCAATAG